A portion of the Sabethes cyaneus chromosome 3, idSabCyanKW18_F2, whole genome shotgun sequence genome contains these proteins:
- the LOC128742959 gene encoding LIM/homeobox protein Lhx9-like, with protein MLKDLIAAAEAVTPEKCAGCGLSIRDRYYLLVADRAWHNQCLRCCKCLANLETELSCYAREGNIYCKDDYYRHFSSRRCARCGSGISASELVMRAKDLIFHVNCFSCAICGQLLRGGDTAGIREGRIFCGEHYDTDVLSEPETISPQFYPGGHQPIQPQQHSQKGRPRKRKPTPQLLDSQQQQQQNQPPPQHDALDAGTPLRLDLLHKELSVSNLDLSSYDGSQSPGSGGTLTPNCRTKRMRTSFKHHQLRTMKSYFAVNQNPDAKDLKQLAQKTGLSKRVLQVWFQNARAKWRRNVMRQDGGLVNAGQPLGGLPSITTASLHHHHHHSSANPSNTNSSDGDMSSSQALEEMHNMTFAELY; from the exons ATGCTAAAGGATCTCATTGCGGCAGCCGAAGCCGTGACACCTGAAAAATGTGCCGGATGTGGACTATCCATAAGAGACCG ATACTATTTGCTGGTAGCTGACCGCGCCTGGCACAACCAGTGTTTGCGCTGCTGCAAGTGTCTGGCCAACCTGGAAACGGAACTGAGCTGCTACGCCCGGGAAGGCAACATCTACTGCAAGGATGATTACTACAG GCACTTTTCATCCCGTCGCTGTGCTCGTTGTGGATCAGGTATCAGCGCATCCGAACTGGTGATGCGAGCCAAAGATTTGATTTTTCACGTGAACTGTTTCTCCTGCGCGATATGTGGCCAACTACTGAGAGGCGGTGACACCGCCGGCATTCGAGAAGGACGCATTTTCTGCGGAGAACACTACGATACCGATGTTCTGAG TGAACCAGAAACAATTTCACCACAGTTTTACCCCGGCGGACATCAGCCCATTCAGCCCCAGCAGCATTCCCAAAAGGGACGACCTCGAAAGCGAAAGCCTACACCGCAGCTGCTAGattcgcagcagcagcagcagcaaaatcaGCCGCCTCCGCAGCATGACGCACTGGACGCAGGGACGCCTTTGAGATTAG ATCTCCTCCACAAAGAGCTAAGTGTTAGCAATCTGGATTTGTCCTCATACGACGGAAGCCAATCACCGGGTTCCGGTGGCACATTAACGCCAAATTGTCGGACCAAACGGATGCGTACTTCCTTCAAGCACCACCAACTGAGGACGATGAAGTCCTACTTTGCCGTGAACCAGAACCCGGATGCTAAGGATTTAAAACAGCTTGCGCAGAAGACGGGGCTTTCCAAGCGGGTACTGCAG GTTTGGTTTCAAAACGCTCGTGCCAAGTGGCGTCGAAATGTGATGAGACAGGACGGAGGGCTGGTGAATGCCGGTCAGCCTCTGGGTGGATTGCCATCGATCACGACCGCCAGTCTGCATCACCACCATCATCATAGTAGCGCCAACCCGAGCAACACCAACAGCAGCGACGGCGACATGTCCTCCAGCCAGGCTCTAGAGGAAATGCATAATATGACTTTCGCTGAGCTGTACTGA